In the Sorghum bicolor cultivar BTx623 chromosome 4, Sorghum_bicolor_NCBIv3, whole genome shotgun sequence genome, GCCCTCCAGCCCGCTGAAAGCGAAGGAGCGTACGGGAACGGGGACTACGGGCCACGCCCGTCTAGGCGTTTGGTGCGCGAGCTTACTGTTTCGACGTGGCGCTATTATCCAGAGGCCGGAGCCCCACAGCCCATTGCAGAGACCATGGTAAGGCGTAGCGTAGGACGGTAGGAGTATCGGCGAAGGTTGTGTATCGGTATCGCAGCATAATTCATTCAAGTTACAATTTACCCATTCATGTTACAATGTACATAAAAACATTGATGtgcttaagccttgtttagttggtaattttttttagattctaacactgtagcactttcgtttatatttagtaattattattcaaaTAATAGACTAAGTagtctcaaaaaattcatctcacaaattacagattacaaataaactatgtaattagtcattttttttatttatatttaatacttcatgcatatgtttaaaaatttgatgtgacaggaatcttgaaaattttttagaactaaacaagaccttattacTGTAAAGCACAGAACGTAAACACACAATGTCAATGACAACATACACGCACGCACTCGCACACACTGACACACACTTGTTGGCATTTTGCCCTCAACAACACCCTCAAAAAGCCTCAGGCAGGCACTAGCAGAGCAAGTGCCAAGACCCAAGCTAACGACCTCTACTTGTTAGTTGTTCCATCACATAACGATTGACATGGTATAccaaaaaaccaagcacactcTGAAGAAAGGAAACGTGGCCTTCACATTCCAGATAGGTCCAGTGGAAAGGGAAGAAAGCCAGAATTATGGCGTCTTCACCAAACTTCaggataaaaaaaaaagaaaagaaaacaaacaatgcaCAGTTTTCTTGATTCAAAGAGTTGACAAACTGGTGAAAAACATGTTACaaacaccaaacaaggaccaacATCTACGAGGAAATACTGAATGGTCACAGGCACAACTCAACTGACCCAGCAAGAAGACGTGGGAAATTAATTTAATTGGGCCTTGCTTTGGTAATAATGACAATAAAAATGTCACCAGATCGTTCCATTAGAAAGATTTGATGCTTCGTGGTGCAGATTGCAGAACGTCCAGAAGCTGCTTCTGTACCTGCTCAGTTTGACTCCCTCTGAATACAAATCCAGCTCGCCCTGTACAGGGTTTTGCAAAGAgatgagaaaatgttagtgcttGAAATTGTTTTTTCCAAGAGACTAGCATTTCTTGTTGCAAAGATATTAGCATAACAGCATGTAACAAAACCAGACCTGTTCCTCAGCTTTTCTCACAGAAATCTTCCTGGTGGCCATCATTCTTCCATTCAGTTTCATCATCTGCTTCTCCTGTGGCATCATTTTCAGCATCACTTTCGCTAGCTGTTTCCCACTCAGAGTCATCAGCCTCTTGACCAAACGCATCGCTCGCATCTCCTTCACAATGGACACCACCATGCTTCAGAGCTGCTTCCCTGAATAGCCAAGCGGCACGCATCTGCTTCTTCACCAATCGCTCAGCATAATCAGGAACTTTGTTTTGCTTCAGGGATAAGTCAGGATCGTTTGACTGAGAGCACTCGTTTATGAAAAGGATTGCATCCAACAAGCTCTCTTTTGCAAAACCAAGCATATCGTATGCTTGAGCTCTTCTCCACAAACTCTTGGCATGACGATTCACAGGGCTATGAAGGCACAATGCTCGAGTAGCATCGCTTATGGCAGCCAATGGCTGCTGCAGGAGAAGGTAACATTGAGCTCGATTGCTGTATAGAACCACCCGCTCTTTCTTAGACTTCATTGGACATAGTGCAAGTGCTTCAGAGTATTTCTCTGCAGCACCTGCAATGTTCCCTGAAGAGAACAGCGAATTGCCTTCCAACTTGACTACCAATGCTGCAGCTTGTTTTATATGAAGATCCTCCTTTGGCATACTCTTTTCCAATTTCAAACTTTGCTTGGATCTCAAAAGCTCATCAATTTCTGCTTTGGTTTGAGCACTGATTGCACCGCGTGAGTTCCCACTCTGTTGCATACATTCTTGGAGGACTGTGACAATTGTGTCACCAAGTTTTTTATAATCACCCAGTGTCGAAATATCTGCTAAGTCTATCAGTGTTGGCGCAACTTTATCTATAACCTGCACAAAGGGAGGAAAAAAATAAGCAACTAGAGCTAAGAAAACTACAGTTAATAGATAGAGCTCCGCTAACTGAATTGGGATTgaaccagaaaaaaaaaaacatatgtaTGCATTCTAGCTCAATGCTATTTAAGGAAACCATTGCATAATTACTCTTGAAACATTCAATTAGGAGGAATTAATTATCCTGACCtggtgtttcaaagattagattaATATTCTTATTTACTGTTTATGAGGAACTCTGTTATTTCTATTCTGTTCTAGCCATCATTTCTAAGCTGATGTGCATATTTCAAGCCTTATCAGGCCTTAAACATAACCAATTTAAGCAAGCAAAATGCATTTCCCAAGATCTTACCTTCTGACAGGTACTTGCATCCTGCACTAACCAGATCAGACAATCAACTGCCATGTATTGCCAGTCATCTGAAGAACGAGCAATGTTACATAAAGCATCAATAGTACCAGGAATGTTAGCAACATGACCTCGGCCAACTTTGCTCTGGCAGATTGTTCTTAGCAAACCAACACCAGCAGGCGAGTTCTCATTTACAAGTCCACCCCACATTCCAGGTAACTTAACTAGAAAATCGGGCTTACAAATATCATGGAGGAATTCAGGCTTAAATGCAAAGCAGTTAATGAGTTGCAAAGACCAGCACTGCAGTTGACTTGCCCATTCCTCAGCTTTGCGGGATTCCATTTCCACACCACCCATGCCACGAGTAAGAAGGTCGCAATGGTAGCCAAGCCTTCGATCCACAAATTGGTAAAAGTGAGAGTACACAATCTCTAGGGAGCTCGAAGCAAGTTGAATGGCAAGTTCAAGTACTTCCCCATGATCAGCAACTGCAGGAAATGTACTAGGATATGTAGCCAAATGCCCCAAAGCTCTAACGGCAACTCTTTGCTCAACCCACGTCAGCCTACCTCTTAACAGTTCGACTAATGGAGGTATTACACCAGCACGAACAGCACGCTCTGCAAACTCCTCCATATTCATTGTGTATGATCCAATTATGTGAGCTGCATAATATGGGATGTAAATATTTTGATCATGTGCAAGCCAACGCCTGTTTTTCAACCCTTTCCATATAAGAGCTGCCATGCATTCAAATATGCCCAAGTTGATGAACTCGGGATCATTTGGGTGAGCCATTGCTGTGTTCCAGAGACCACTAATAGGGAGAACTTGACCATCATCATCTTGGGAAGGAAGTTCCCTAAAGAACTTTAGCACACTTGCTCTTCGTTTACTTGGGTTTGCCTCCTTCATGACACAAAAGAAACATCCAGGATAAGGGCAATCAGATTGTATCTTGTCCATTATGGGAAGGGCAGCCAATCGATTCTAGACACTTCTTCAATGACAACCTCAATGATCACACTTCAAACTGCATCAGAACCAACCAAGCAAATTAAAAATTCTCCAATGAACAAATTAAAGGACAACAGGACGCATTGTCAATGTAGGAAACTAATTGCAAGAATAAGCAAACAACTATGCCATTTCATGAAGTGTATTCTTCCTATAAGTATCTGCTAACTTGGGGAGGGCCAGACTACATAAAAGCGGTGAGTACATCTGCTTGGTAACCATCGGGAAGCAGATCTGGAGCACAAGAAGCGTCTTCAGCAAAATCAGGCAAGCACTAGAGTGTTGAGACTTCAGTGACTGAATGACCATACCaaattatgaaaaaaaaatgcatatatctcaagagatgataataagatgtataattaattaaattattTAGACCATCTGACTGATGATACTAGTGAATAGATCAACCTAATTTGTTTGCTATTTTATTAACACTGGTTTAAGTTCTTAAATAAGAAGCAggaattttcaaaataaaatcaTCGAGTATGCATTTGTAGAAACTAACATAACCAAAACAGAAATCCAACCAGTTCACTAGGTTTTGTTGGTTTCAGGAACATGGAAAATGGGCAGTGGATTCAACACTCAGGAAAGGGATCCACCGACTTAAAAAAGTGAAGTGGTAGACACCATCAGTCTAAGCTTCTCATTCTCCGTCCCTCACTTTCAAATTGCATCTAGAGTTGGAATAGATCAAACTGAAGAGCGAGCTATCAGCTGAAATTTTGAGCCCATCATCCGAAAATTTGAACTCGCAGCTTGAAATTTCGAAAGCCTTGAGCGAGTATCTGGAACTTGTAGCCACGGAAAGGAGCTCCAAATAATCGGATAGCTGGAGACGGGGCTCAGCTGGAGATTTGAAAATCCCAGCCGCAAGCTGAACCTCAGGAGCTACCAATCTAAACTATGCACAGCGAAAAATGGCACCTTACCAGCGCATTCCAACGTGGCGGGACGCCTCCGTACGGCAATGGTGGCGGTCGGCGCCGCTGGCCCGGGCGGCGCACGCGCTCGGTGGGGCGCCGGGGCAgtgcgggggcgggggcggcggcggcggcggccaagcTAGGGTTTGGCGAGGGCGCGCGCGGAGTGGCAGCAGCTGGCCGCGGGAGCGGGGGAGGAGAGCTTGGAGGAGGGAAATGGGCGAGCCCGGCGGATCTCCTCCCCgaacacgacgacgacgatgacagCGGCCGGGGGGAGTCGCGCGCGCGCGTGCGGTTTGGGGAACATAATTGGGCGGAGGGGCGTGGGCGCGACGGGAGTGCGCGATGATGGCGACGGACGGACTCGCCGGTCCCACTCCCAGGTCCCCGTCTCGCGCGTCGACGGCCACGATGGAGCGGCGCCGGGGGAGGGGTCGAGTCGAGGTCGATCCGTCTGGTCCAGTCCAGCCATGTGACGagcgacggacggacggacggacgggccTGGCCACCCACCCAACCGACCCGACCCACACACCGGTGCCGCGCAACCGCACCGCACGGGCACGGTCCCCCAGGCCGGTCCTCGGCTCCTCCCCGCGCCCGTCACGCTGCTCCCGTGCGTTGCACCAGCCAGCCGCCGACAGGCGCTGACGGGACCGCGAGGGCCGGGGGGGTCCATGTCTCCATCCATGATTATGCAGAGCATCAGAGTCCCCATCCCGTCAAACTAAATGGCCCACCTCAGCATGAGCAACGCAATTTCTCCACCCGCGACGCTGCTGGTACTCCACAGAtgtggtgcaaaccgtgcaatttTACCGCGGCAGGACGATCGATTCGCGCATGGAATCATTGGCGAGCTCAGCCCAGCCCAGACCCCAGAGGTTTGGCGCTAATCTGTTTTGAATCCCGTCCTGGCCTTCCAGCGCGATGCGGATGCGGCCGTGCACTGCAACTCTGGAATGGCGACAAGGCGGGCAGGTTACCTGGGATGTTgcgaccttttttttttttttttttttttttgctgctgATTGGTGCTCGCATGTTTCcgcacccaaaaaaaaaaaatggaggCCAGGCCAGGGTAAAAGCCGGATATAGGAAGGCGTAAACAAAGGACGGGGAGCATGGAACTTCAGGTAAATTACGGGCCGCTCTCGTCCTTTTTGCGATCCCCTCCTTTTTGGCACTTCGCGCTTGGCGGTGTGTGATGCCCTAGTACGCTGTACTACGCGCCATTGTTGATTCAACTGTTTTTTCTCTAggcgtttttttttaaaaaaaaacgattattgttgattctactgtcaACCACAAGCCAGCAACACTTGCATCAATGCTTCAAAATAATTTTGTTCTGTAGAGCCAGCGCAGCGCAATCTGCCAGGCGATGATCAAGTGCACAGTCCAGTACAGTGCTACTGCGAAGCAATCATGATTCGTACATTTAACATACAGTACTATATGGGGCGGCACAGCATGATGAGTGTGACAAGGGAGAACTACCGCCGGTTTAATTTTTTATTGGAGATTCACTGTCCAAACGAGATTGGTTTGCTTGAGCTTATTATTCGAATTTATCAGGAGAGGTATCATTGGCAGAGGAGCAGTCTGAAGAAGCCATGGGGGCTGGACACACCTTTGAATGCGATTCTCATATGCATGCTAATGTTACCTAAGAGCAATTGAGGACAACAAGTGGACAAGGCTGCGGGCTGCCTATTTTCTATACAGCATACTCCTACTCATATCATCACGAAAGAGTGTTGAAAGGACCATGAGCATGAAGCCCATACTCCACAGGCATAAGCCGCGTAACGGGCCAGTGATCCGATCACGCGCACCGTTGGTCGAGGCCGCGACGGCCTCCCTCGCCCTCATGTCGCCGCCGTCGGGTGCCGATGCGGCCCACGCCTTTTCGTCGTCCGC is a window encoding:
- the LOC8055444 gene encoding uncharacterized protein LOC8055444, with product MDKIQSDCPYPGCFFCVMKEANPSKRRASVLKFFRELPSQDDDGQVLPISGLWNTAMAHPNDPEFINLGIFECMAALIWKGLKNRRWLAHDQNIYIPYYAAHIIGSYTMNMEEFAERAVRAGVIPPLVELLRGRLTWVEQRVAVRALGHLATYPSTFPAVADHGEVLELAIQLASSSLEIVYSHFYQFVDRRLGYHCDLLTRGMGGVEMESRKAEEWASQLQCWSLQLINCFAFKPEFLHDICKPDFLVKLPGMWGGLVNENSPAGVGLLRTICQSKVGRGHVANIPGTIDALCNIARSSDDWQYMAVDCLIWLVQDASTCQKVIDKVAPTLIDLADISTLGDYKKLGDTIVTVLQECMQQSGNSRGAISAQTKAEIDELLRSKQSLKLEKSMPKEDLHIKQAAALVVKLEGNSLFSSGNIAGAAEKYSEALALCPMKSKKERVVLYSNRAQCYLLLQQPLAAISDATRALCLHSPVNRHAKSLWRRAQAYDMLGFAKESLLDAILFINECSQSNDPDLSLKQNKVPDYAERLVKKQMRAAWLFREAALKHGGVHCEGDASDAFGQEADDSEWETASESDAENDATGEADDETEWKNDGHQEDFCEKS